The proteins below are encoded in one region of Longimicrobium sp.:
- a CDS encoding RNA polymerase sigma factor, translating to MTTRDAEAEPQRAFDRLYEQHAGRVYGLCLHMSGDPAEAETLTQDVFVRAWTRLASFRGDSAFGSWLYRLAVNVVLETRRSEARRAARDRLAAGPGLEPAAQRAPVDERLDLERAIATLPRKARLVLLLHDVEGYPQAEIAEMTGIAVGTVKSQLHRARRLLRERLER from the coding sequence ATGACGACCCGCGACGCGGAAGCCGAGCCGCAGCGCGCCTTCGACCGGCTCTACGAGCAGCACGCCGGGCGGGTGTACGGCCTCTGCCTGCACATGAGCGGCGACCCGGCCGAGGCGGAGACGCTCACGCAGGACGTGTTCGTGCGGGCCTGGACGCGGCTGGCGAGCTTCCGCGGAGACAGCGCGTTCGGCTCGTGGCTGTACCGGCTGGCGGTGAACGTGGTGCTGGAGACGCGCCGCTCCGAGGCCCGGCGCGCCGCCCGCGACCGGCTGGCGGCAGGCCCGGGCCTGGAGCCCGCCGCCCAGCGCGCCCCGGTGGACGAGCGGCTGGACCTGGAGCGCGCCATCGCCACGCTGCCCAGGAAGGCGCGGCTGGTGCTCCTGCTGCACGACGTGGAGGGCTACCCGCAGGCCGAGATCGCGGAGATGACGGGGATCGCCGTGGGGACGGTGAAGTCGCAGCTCCACCGCGCCCGCAGGCTGCTGAGGGAGAGACTGGAACGATGA
- a CDS encoding zf-HC2 domain-containing protein, producing the protein MTPHLSEATLNDYVDGLLPEAERAAAEAHLAACGRCRAEETALRGLVRRLGGLPAEVAPPRDLRPEIAARAAAGEASVRPRLPRWAPLAAAAVLVLGLSLPLYETWRPGQGDASTASADPAVIEFHEAEKRYAGALAELEAELSALRPELPPRAAALLDANLVVVDRALDEYRRALPAYGPDPELARLTLAAYERKLELLRGTLNAAES; encoded by the coding sequence ATGACGCCGCACCTTTCGGAAGCCACGCTGAACGACTACGTGGACGGCCTCCTCCCCGAGGCCGAGCGCGCCGCGGCGGAGGCGCACCTGGCCGCCTGCGGGCGCTGCCGCGCGGAGGAGACGGCGCTGCGCGGGCTGGTCCGCCGCCTGGGCGGGCTCCCCGCGGAGGTCGCTCCCCCACGCGACCTGCGGCCGGAGATCGCCGCCCGCGCCGCGGCGGGAGAGGCGAGCGTGCGGCCGCGGCTCCCCCGCTGGGCCCCGCTGGCGGCGGCGGCCGTGCTGGTGCTCGGCCTCTCGCTTCCGCTGTACGAGACGTGGAGACCAGGTCAGGGCGATGCGTCCACCGCGAGCGCCGACCCGGCCGTGATCGAGTTCCACGAGGCCGAGAAGCGCTACGCCGGTGCGCTCGCGGAGCTGGAGGCGGAGCTGAGCGCGCTGCGCCCGGAGCTGCCTCCCCGCGCCGCGGCGCTGCTGGACGCGAACCTGGTCGTCGTCGACCGGGCGCTGGACGAGTACCGGCGCGCGCTCCCGGCGTACGGCCCCGACCCCGAGCTGGCGCGGCTGACGCTGGCCGCCTACGAGCGCAAGCTGGAGCTGCTGCGCGGCACCCTCAACGCCGCCGAGAGCTGA